A genomic segment from Melanotaenia boesemani isolate fMelBoe1 chromosome 9, fMelBoe1.pri, whole genome shotgun sequence encodes:
- the nudt8 gene encoding nucleoside diphosphate-linked moiety X motif 8: protein MFRGLQIPFWACPIRPSLLLRESHLSAFSEHIGSGWQGARHEKIYGRGLSKDGSSLSTRTSENLLAKAILSHHLHPQVSATTKQLSYLVNTFWDCLINSTFLQRLRSPLDLSHPSLSWINKNQCNPLQSHLHHRQHPVSSSSLSTHKLWILNKFNCKSLPFSHFFHQTRAAHQAAPSLADTWRDSLSPENENRCRQTLGSNCKLYEMDKVRKGASQTRGRNQGKWASILVCLCSVEGEPAFLFTLRSSTLKGRHKGDVSFAGGKSDPSDKDVVATALREAWEELGVNVEAERVWGIMKPLVDMSGMMIAPVLANLGPLEELTFKPNPEEVEEIFTLSVAHLCNPLNRGYTHFRIGDKYGYTMPVFRNGKHRVWGLTAVALDQTLKLVVPPE, encoded by the exons ATGTTTAGGGGTCTACAAATCCCATTTTGGGCTTGTCCCATAAGACCGTCCCTGCTGTTGAGAGAATCCCACCTGTCAGCTTTCTCTGAACACATTGGATCAGGATGGCAGGGAGCAAGGCATGAAAAAATATATGGAAGAGGCTTAAGTAAGGATGGATCATCATTATCAACAAGGACCTCTGAAAACCTCTTAGCCAAAGCCATTTTAAGCCATCATCTTCACCCTCAGGTCTCTGCAACAACCAAACAACTGTCTTATCTAGTAAACACTTTCTGGGACTGTTTAATCAACAGCACTTTCCTTCAGCGTCTGAGAAGTCCATTGGACTTAAGCCATCCTTCACTTAGTTGGATCAATAAGAATCAGTGCAACCCTCTACAAAGCCATCTACATCATAGACAGCACCCTGTTAGCTCTTCCAGTTTGTCAACACATAAGCTGTGGATTTTAAACAAGTTTAACTGTAAATCACTACCCTTCAGCCACTTTTTTCATCAAACCAGAGCTGCTCATCAGGCTGCCCCTAGTTTGGCAGACACCTGGAGGGACAGCCTATcccctgaaaatgaaaacaggtgTCGACAGACCCTGGGGTCCAACTGCAAACTTTATGAGATGGACAAGGTGAGAAAAGGGGCAAGCCAGACGCGGGGGAGGAACCAGGGGAAATGGGCTTCTATCCTGGTCTGTCTTTGCTCTGTCGAAGGTGAACCTGCATTTCTTTTCACGCTGCGCTCCAGCACACTGAAGGGCAGACACAAAGGAGACGTCAG CTTCGCTGGTGGGAAGAGTGACCCATCAGACAAAGATGTGGTGGCCACAGCATTGCGGGAAGCCTGGGAGGAGCTGGGTGTTAATGTGGAAGCTGAGCGGGTTTGGGGCATCATGAAACCTCTGGTGGATATG TCAGGAATGATGATTGCTCCTGTGCTGGCTAACCTCGGTCCTCTAGAAGAGTTGACTTTCAAACCAAACCCTGAGGAG gtgGAGGAAATCTTCACTTTGTCCGTGGCGCACCTGTGCAACCCCCTAAACCGCGGCTACACCCACTTTCGCATTGGTGACAAGTATGGATACACAATGCCGGTGTTTCGTAACGGGAAACATCGGGTCTGGGGCCTGACTGCCGTTGCCCTGGATCAGACCCTGAAACTTGTTGTACCTCCAGAATAG